In Photobacterium sp. TLY01, the following proteins share a genomic window:
- a CDS encoding AzlC family ABC transporter permease — MHTQELKLELNAIQQGFVSLVPISLFVFVFGAAFGLAAAQEGLNDAAAVLMSALVFAGASQFAALDLWGTQVPVLPLAITVFAINARHLLIGATLYPHIRSLNPATRYGVMLVASDANWALSMRAFAQNETAKGLGLLFGGGIAIWFFWMIGTWVGFYFGNAIQNPSAFGVDMVMGCFLLTMALGGSKNNKTYVIWAAAAASSIAAYLYLPENSHVIVGALTGGITGVFLKGDNHEH; from the coding sequence ATGCATACGCAAGAATTGAAGCTTGAATTGAATGCGATACAACAAGGTTTTGTCAGCTTAGTGCCTATTTCGTTGTTCGTATTCGTCTTTGGTGCCGCTTTTGGTTTGGCTGCGGCTCAGGAAGGACTGAATGACGCTGCCGCCGTATTGATGAGCGCCCTTGTGTTTGCCGGGGCTTCGCAGTTCGCGGCTTTAGACCTTTGGGGAACCCAGGTGCCAGTGCTCCCGTTAGCCATCACAGTCTTTGCCATTAATGCCCGGCATTTGCTCATCGGAGCAACCTTGTATCCCCATATTCGTTCCCTGAATCCGGCCACCCGCTATGGCGTGATGCTGGTTGCCTCCGATGCCAACTGGGCGCTGTCGATGCGGGCTTTTGCTCAAAATGAGACGGCCAAAGGACTGGGTTTACTGTTCGGCGGCGGCATCGCCATTTGGTTTTTCTGGATGATTGGGACCTGGGTTGGTTTTTATTTCGGCAATGCCATCCAAAATCCGTCCGCCTTTGGCGTAGACATGGTGATGGGGTGTTTCCTGCTCACCATGGCGCTGGGAGGCAGCAAAAACAATAAAACGTACGTGATCTGGGCTGCGGCGGCCGCCTCATCGATTGCCGCTTACCTGTATCTGCCAGAAAACAGTCACGTGATTGTTGGTGCACTCACAGGTGGCATCACGGGCGTATTCCTGAAAGGAGATAACCATGAGCATTGA
- a CDS encoding acyltransferase yields the protein MQGQLPLLTPIRGIAALIVTYFHARLILFPQWRDSIAQSTHFLENGYLWVDIFFILSGFVMMHVYQSTFATGSSFKKWRGFMWLRFSRIYPLFFVTLAVLFSWEYYKSVHHIGFYAGPLFDAWGATGIPPFTGPFNRTETLLPNLFLVNGILSQPLSWNIAGWSLSIEWLCYMVFPLLISVLLRSAKSNAWLPVLIMLVLSGMVNMHGTLDITSTLNAFVRGLCGFTLGLWLSRISFGPRTKSWINHDGILFALIIALITVLQFSISYTVTMATYVLFAILVLVAANQEKRSSLLLSLLDNKVTQFLGDISYSIYLWHSVLLLAGVEVIHHINPDWTAWWYAQTSAGIVLTGILLFTAALICISTFSYYLFERPLMTWMRGMAGRRTPPEVSKA from the coding sequence ATGCAAGGTCAACTCCCTTTATTAACACCGATTCGCGGTATTGCTGCGCTCATCGTTACCTATTTTCATGCCCGTTTAATTTTGTTTCCGCAATGGCGGGACAGTATTGCGCAATCCACTCATTTTTTGGAAAACGGTTATCTCTGGGTGGATATCTTTTTTATCTTGAGTGGCTTTGTCATGATGCATGTTTATCAATCAACTTTCGCCACAGGCAGTAGCTTCAAAAAATGGCGAGGGTTTATGTGGTTGCGTTTCAGTCGTATTTATCCTCTGTTCTTTGTCACTCTGGCCGTACTCTTTAGTTGGGAATATTACAAATCGGTACACCACATAGGCTTTTATGCCGGCCCATTATTTGATGCTTGGGGTGCCACGGGAATTCCTCCTTTTACCGGCCCGTTTAACCGAACCGAGACCCTGTTACCCAATTTGTTCCTGGTAAATGGTATTCTTTCCCAGCCTTTAAGCTGGAACATTGCGGGATGGTCACTGAGTATTGAATGGCTGTGTTATATGGTCTTTCCGTTGCTAATATCAGTGCTTTTGCGATCAGCAAAAAGCAATGCCTGGCTGCCAGTCCTGATTATGCTGGTACTAAGCGGTATGGTGAACATGCATGGAACATTGGATATCACTTCAACACTGAATGCATTTGTCCGTGGCCTTTGCGGCTTCACATTAGGTCTGTGGTTATCCCGGATCTCATTCGGTCCCAGAACGAAAAGCTGGATCAATCACGATGGGATACTGTTTGCGCTCATCATTGCGTTAATCACAGTACTTCAATTCAGCATCAGCTACACAGTCACTATGGCGACTTATGTACTGTTTGCAATCTTAGTACTCGTTGCGGCCAATCAGGAAAAACGATCTTCGTTGTTGCTCAGCTTACTCGATAATAAAGTCACGCAATTTTTGGGCGATATCTCTTATTCCATTTACCTTTGGCATTCTGTCTTGCTATTAGCTGGGGTGGAAGTTATCCATCACATTAACCCAGACTGGACCGCATGGTGGTATGCACAAACATCTGCTGGTATTGTATTGACCGGTATCCTTTTGTTTACCGCTGCGCTGATCTGCATTTCCACATTCAGTTACTACTTATTCGAACGCCCATTGATGACATGGATGCGGGGAATGGCAGGGAGACGCACCCCGCCAGAAGTGTCTAAAGCATAA
- a CDS encoding N-acetyltransferase: MIRAFTDTDMEPVLDIWLNASLKAHDFISPNFWQSQLDNMRNMYLPASEVYVWAENGTVKGFYALYQNQLAAIFVKPDVQGKGIGKALLNHAKKRRESLSLNVYKRNDASYRFYLSQGFRVLGGNIDEHTGEGEWVMGYEAV, from the coding sequence ATGATTAGAGCATTTACAGACACAGACATGGAGCCGGTACTGGATATCTGGCTCAATGCTTCACTCAAAGCGCACGATTTTATTTCCCCGAATTTCTGGCAGTCACAGCTCGATAACATGCGAAACATGTATCTGCCGGCTTCAGAAGTGTACGTCTGGGCTGAAAACGGGACAGTAAAGGGATTCTATGCCCTGTACCAAAACCAGCTGGCGGCCATTTTCGTCAAACCCGATGTGCAGGGCAAAGGGATAGGGAAAGCACTGCTCAACCATGCCAAAAAACGGCGCGAGTCGCTGTCGCTGAATGTGTATAAACGCAATGATGCGAGCTATCGCTTCTATCTTTCTCAGGGCTTTCGTGTTCTTGGCGGTAATATTGATGAACATACCGGCGAAGGAGAATGGGTGATGGGGTACGAGGCAGTGTAG
- a CDS encoding AzlD family protein, with the protein MSIDTSEMGTLLLVIIMAVVTIATRWGGVFIMSYIPISQRVQQFISAMSGSVLIAIIAPMFIKGDTGAQAALLVTAVGTLVLKKPLLSIAAGIAMAALMRQM; encoded by the coding sequence ATGAGCATTGATACCTCGGAAATGGGCACACTGTTACTCGTCATCATCATGGCGGTGGTGACAATTGCAACCCGCTGGGGAGGTGTATTCATTATGTCTTACATTCCCATCAGCCAGCGTGTTCAGCAGTTTATCTCGGCGATGTCAGGCTCTGTGCTCATTGCAATTATTGCGCCCATGTTCATCAAGGGAGATACGGGAGCTCAAGCGGCACTCCTGGTAACCGCTGTGGGTACCCTGGTGCTGAAAAAACCGCTGCTTTCTATTGCTGCCGGCATAGCAATGGCTGCACTGATGCGACAGATGTAG